From a single Lates calcarifer isolate ASB-BC8 linkage group LG12, TLL_Latcal_v3, whole genome shotgun sequence genomic region:
- the LOC108885992 gene encoding class E basic helix-loop-helix protein 40, whose product MERIPSAQPPPLSKHQADLSDVQGMDYPMYVYKPRRGMKRGEESKETYKLPHRLIEKKRRDRINECIAQLKDLLPEHLKLTTLGHLEKAVVLELTLKHVKALTSLLEQQQQKILALQNGMQIEQPPVSQEKSEEMFRSGFHMCAKEILQYLANHETDGDFAPSHMISHLHKLAAEVLQGPARPRTPLSPRREEIPTYHQHQPHKEVHTSLPPKPSEGYGRNCVPVIQRVYAPPSGEQSGSDTDTDSGYGGELEKNESGVQQGRPDYYGKESQLKRVLGEQQSSGIKQEDDEPRPKRPRVESSEDELLSGGESSASSSSSGYSSYMSMSPNHPPPPHPLCMPFYLIPPSAAAYLPMLEKCWYPGAMPMLYPGVGGSAPAISSERPPPPQLVLSPRGGSPAPAISQTPMDSPALLQALKQVPPLNVETKD is encoded by the exons atggaGCGAATTCCAAGCGCGCAACCACCCCCTCTGTCTAAACACCAGGCGGATCTGTCAGACGTGCAGGG GATGGATTACCCGATGTATGTTTATAAACCCAGACGAggaatgaagagaggagaggagagcaag GAAACCTACAAGCTGCCTCACAGACTTATTGAGAAGAAAAGGCGTGACCGGATAAACGAGTGCATCGCGCAGCTGAAAGATTTATTACCAGAGCACCTGAAACTCACG ACTCTGGGCCACCTGGAGAAGGCTGTGGTTTTAGAGCTTACACTCAAGCATGTGAAAGCCCTCACCTCTCttctggagcagcagcagcagaagatcCTCGCCCTGCAGAATGGCATGCAAATCG agcAGCCTCCTGTCAGCCAGGAGAAGTCAGAGGAGATGTTCCGCTCTGGCTTCCACATGTGTGCCAAGGAGATTCTTCAGTATCTAGCCAATCATGAGACCGATGGAGACTTTGCACCGTCTCATATGATCAGTCACCTTCACAAGTTGGCTGCTGAGGTCCTGCAAGGTCCTGCCCGACCCCGCACCCCCCTCAGCCCCCGACGTGAAGAGATCCCCACCTACCACCAGCACCAGCCACACAAGGAGGTGCACACCAGCTTACCCCCTAAACCCAGCGAGGGCTATGGGAGGAACTGTGTGCCCGTCATCCAGCGGGTGTATGCCCCACCGAGCGGCGAGCAGAGTGGCAGCGACACGGATACAGACAGTGGCTATGGGGGGGAACTGGAGAAGAATGAGTCTGGGGTGCAGCAGGGACGCCCAGATTACTATGGCAAGGAGAGCCAGCTGAAGCGAGTGCTTGGAGAGCAGCAGAGCTCAGGCATCAAGCAGGAAGATGATGAGCCACGCCCCAAACGACCCCGGGTAGAGTCATCCGAGGATGAGCTGCTCTCAGGTGGGGAGTCGTCAGCTTCATCGTCCTCCAGTGGTTACAGCAGTTACATGAGCATGTCCCCCAaccacccacctcctccacatCCCCTCTGCATGCCTTTCTACCTCATTCCGCCCTCAGCTGCGGCCTACCTGCCAATGCTGGAGAAATGCTGGTACCCCGGGGCCATGCCCATGCTTTACCCTGGTGTGGGAGGCTCCGCACCCGCCATATCCAGCGAAAGACCACCCCCACCTCAGCTAGTGTTGTCTCCCAGGGGAGGTTCTCCAGCCCCTGCCATATCTCAGACCCCCATGGACTCCCCCGCCCTCCTTCAGGCACTAAAGCAGGTACCACCCCTCAACGTGGAAACCAAAGACTGA
- the ttll3 gene encoding tubulin monoglycylase TTLL3 isoform X2, producing MQQMPVLQSTVAPVEGRLHRSVPSLPAIKPDRLKTAKALVEKAVKLRKVFSVQGPYPVIRAALWARGWVERRLPHSVQTAPHCHGDEDEDGDDGDVSADVTERVDEGEKEENRDDMYDLMVGLCVNLRNLQWFDTADPDTFFPRCYRLGAEDEKHAFIEDFRRTACTSLLQYVVETSRWRREGEEVKEQKAKDSISEKLDNAEHRSVGPEMIDTALHACQEFLSVLEHGDIDVTVETPPAVEEQQWAEFLQDYYMVVHEGASIRGSSVFVERCQAMLSRLQEACPQLDTDGLNNIWIIKPGAKSRGRGIMCMNRLDEILALVDTDRAITKESKWVVQKYLERPLLVHGTKFDLRQWFLVTDWNPLTVWFYRECYLRFSTQPYSTKTLDSSVHLCNNSIQKHFQPSRDRHPGVPEDNMWSCSQFRDFLQQQGCGAQWESVVVPGMQQAVVRALQTAQDLVEPRKASFELYGADFMLGRDLRPWLLEINASPTMACSTAVTARLCPAVQLDTLRVVLDWRTGASAYTGGFQLIYKQAAVEVPHYVGVNLLVEGAPIRRSRPLLNRQTVISNALLTIQFPSDQTSSEEVETTHKPSGQKPHAGAAFRHSGKENRAVGEKKRQLTSTSPKRAREGRTDIQNTSYARRSCRSLVSEQPLVVHTEPQRKARRLGLSLGANGATLVPRSLSFSLSPPHCVPHGKTQPSPGHGSSHISRSFLPQTAFEPQHRTSTRVFPSLQGPLPTVEVLSLRPNIVTGTVACRNPNLSFHSSLQTNHLFIRSHKQSMDKYKGDRAEEHKY from the exons atgcagCAAATGCCAG tcttaCAGTCCACAGTGGCTCCAGTGGAGGGCAGGTTACACCGCAGTGTGCCCAGCCTGCCAGCAATCAAGCCAGACAGGTTGAAAACAGCTAAAGCGTTGGTGGAGAAGGCAGTCAAG TTGAGGAAAGTGTTTTCAGTGCAAGGGCCCTACCCTGTGATCCGTGCTGCTTTATGGGCCCGAGGGTGGGTGGAACGTCGTTTGCCCCATTCGGTCCAGACAGCACCGCATTGCCATGGCGATGAGGACGAGGATGGCGATGATGGTGATGTCAGTGCTGATGTTACTG AGAGAGTGGATGAAGGCGAGAAAGAGGAGAACCGTGATGACATGTATGACCTCATG gTGGGGCTCTGTGTGAACCTGCGCAACCTTCAGTGGTTTGATACAGCAGATCCTGATACCTTCTTCCCAAGATGCTACAGGCTTGGGGCAGAGGATGAAAAGCATGCATTCATAG AGGACTTCAGGAGGACAGCTTGCACCAGCCTGCTGCAGTATGTTGTTGAGACAAgtagatggaggagagagggagaggaggtcaAGGAACAAAAAGCCAAAGATAGCATCTCTGAaa AGTTGGATAATGCAGAGCATCGATCTGTTGGTCCAGAAATGATCGACACAGCTCTACACGCGTGTCAAGAGTTTCTCAGTGTTTTAGAGCATGGTGACATTGATGTAACTGTGGAAACACCCCCTGCAGTGGAGGAACAACAGTGGGCAGAGTTTCTGCAAGACTACTACATGGTTGTGCA TGAAGGTGCATCAATCAGGGgtagcagtgtgtttgtggagcGCTGCCAAGCCATGTTAAGCAGACTGCAGGAGGCTTGCCCTCAGCTGGATACAGATGGACTAAACAACATCTGGATCATCAAACCAGGTGCCAAGTCAAGAGGACGAG GCATTATGTGTATGAACCGCCTGGATGAGATTTTGGCACTCgtagacacagacagagccaTAACTAAGGAGAGTAAGTGGGTGGTTCAGAAATACCTGGAACGTCCTCTGTTGGTCCATGGCACCAAGTTTGATCTCCGTCAGTGGTTCCTTGTCACTGACTGGAATCCTCTGACTGTGTGGTTCTACAGGGAGTGCTACTTGCGGTTCTCCACTCAGCCCTACTCTACAAAAACTCTGGACAG CTCAGTCCACCTGTGCAACAACTCCATCCAGAAGCACTTCCAGCCATCCCGAGACCGCCATCCAGGTGTGCCAGAGGACAATATGTGGTCCTGCTCTCAGTTTAGGGATTTTCTACAGCAGCAGGGTTGTGGGGCACAGTGGGAGTCAGTGGTGGTCCCAGGCATGCAGCAAGCAGTCGTCCGTGCCCTGCAAACAGCCCAGGACCTAGTTGAACCCCGCAAGGCAAGCTTTGAGCTCTATGGAGCAGACTTCATGTTGGGTAGAGATCTGAGGCCTTGGCTCCTGGAGATCAATGCCAGTCCGACTATGGCTTGTTCTACTGCTGTGACTGCCCGACTCTGCCCTGCAGTGCAGCTGGATACACTGAGGGTTGTACTGGACTGGAGGACTGGTGCAAGTGCTTACACAGGAGGCTTCCAGCTCATCTACAAACAG GCTGCAGTTGAAGTTCCTCATTATGTGGGGGTGAACCTGCTGGTGGAGGGAGCCCCCATAAGACGATCCAGACCTCTACTTAATAGGCAAACAGTTATTTCAAATGCACTTCTCACTATCCAGTTCCCCTCAGACCAGACATCTTCAGAGGAGGTTGAAACAACACATAAACCATCAGGTCAGAAACCCCATGCAGGTGCTGCTTTTCGCCATTCAGGCAAAGAGAACCGAGCtgttggagagaaaaagaggcagcTTACATCAACATCTCCTAAGAGGGCGCGTGAAGGGAGAACCGACATTCAGAATACCTCTTATGCTCGCAGGTCCTGTCGCAGTCTGGTGTCTGAACAACCTTTGGTGGTGCACACAGAACCTCAAAGGAAAGCCCGACGTTTGGGTTTGAGTCTTGGTGCCAACGGGGCAACTCTAGTCCCACGGAGCCTTTCCTTTTCCCTCAGCCCCCCTCACTGTGTGCCACATGGTAAAACTCAGCCCAGTCCAGGCCATGGATCATCACACATCTCCAGATCCTTCCTTCCCCAGACAGCTTTTGAGCCCCAGCACCGGACTTCTACTCGGGTCTTTCCCTCACTCCAGGGTCCTCTCCCTACCGTGGAAGTCCTTAGCTTGCGACCAAACATTGTGACTGGAACCGTTGCCTGTCGTAATCCAAACTTGTCCTTTCATTCCAGCCTCCAGACGAATCACTTATTTATCCGTTCTCATAAGCAAAGCATGGACAAATATAaaggagacagagcagaggaacaTAAATACTAG
- the ttll3 gene encoding tubulin monoglycylase TTLL3 isoform X1, producing the protein MQQMPVLQSTVAPVEGRLHRSVPSLPAIKPDRLKTAKALVEKAVKLRKVFSVQGPYPVIRAALWARGWVERRLPHSVQTAPHCHGDEDEDGDDGDVSADVTERVDEGEKEENRDDMYDLMSRQVRNETTYFYWTTRRDYIDCHCLRNDQMTNHYANAGTFTTKVGLCVNLRNLQWFDTADPDTFFPRCYRLGAEDEKHAFIEDFRRTACTSLLQYVVETSRWRREGEEVKEQKAKDSISEKLDNAEHRSVGPEMIDTALHACQEFLSVLEHGDIDVTVETPPAVEEQQWAEFLQDYYMVVHEGASIRGSSVFVERCQAMLSRLQEACPQLDTDGLNNIWIIKPGAKSRGRGIMCMNRLDEILALVDTDRAITKESKWVVQKYLERPLLVHGTKFDLRQWFLVTDWNPLTVWFYRECYLRFSTQPYSTKTLDSSVHLCNNSIQKHFQPSRDRHPGVPEDNMWSCSQFRDFLQQQGCGAQWESVVVPGMQQAVVRALQTAQDLVEPRKASFELYGADFMLGRDLRPWLLEINASPTMACSTAVTARLCPAVQLDTLRVVLDWRTGASAYTGGFQLIYKQAAVEVPHYVGVNLLVEGAPIRRSRPLLNRQTVISNALLTIQFPSDQTSSEEVETTHKPSGQKPHAGAAFRHSGKENRAVGEKKRQLTSTSPKRAREGRTDIQNTSYARRSCRSLVSEQPLVVHTEPQRKARRLGLSLGANGATLVPRSLSFSLSPPHCVPHGKTQPSPGHGSSHISRSFLPQTAFEPQHRTSTRVFPSLQGPLPTVEVLSLRPNIVTGTVACRNPNLSFHSSLQTNHLFIRSHKQSMDKYKGDRAEEHKY; encoded by the exons atgcagCAAATGCCAG tcttaCAGTCCACAGTGGCTCCAGTGGAGGGCAGGTTACACCGCAGTGTGCCCAGCCTGCCAGCAATCAAGCCAGACAGGTTGAAAACAGCTAAAGCGTTGGTGGAGAAGGCAGTCAAG TTGAGGAAAGTGTTTTCAGTGCAAGGGCCCTACCCTGTGATCCGTGCTGCTTTATGGGCCCGAGGGTGGGTGGAACGTCGTTTGCCCCATTCGGTCCAGACAGCACCGCATTGCCATGGCGATGAGGACGAGGATGGCGATGATGGTGATGTCAGTGCTGATGTTACTG AGAGAGTGGATGAAGGCGAGAAAGAGGAGAACCGTGATGACATGTATGACCTCATG TCTCGCCAGGTTCGAAACGAAACAACGTATTTCTACTGGACGACACGACGGGATTACATTGACTGTCATTGTTTACGGAACGACCAAATGACCAATCACTACGCAAACGCTGGAACTTTTACCACCAAG gTGGGGCTCTGTGTGAACCTGCGCAACCTTCAGTGGTTTGATACAGCAGATCCTGATACCTTCTTCCCAAGATGCTACAGGCTTGGGGCAGAGGATGAAAAGCATGCATTCATAG AGGACTTCAGGAGGACAGCTTGCACCAGCCTGCTGCAGTATGTTGTTGAGACAAgtagatggaggagagagggagaggaggtcaAGGAACAAAAAGCCAAAGATAGCATCTCTGAaa AGTTGGATAATGCAGAGCATCGATCTGTTGGTCCAGAAATGATCGACACAGCTCTACACGCGTGTCAAGAGTTTCTCAGTGTTTTAGAGCATGGTGACATTGATGTAACTGTGGAAACACCCCCTGCAGTGGAGGAACAACAGTGGGCAGAGTTTCTGCAAGACTACTACATGGTTGTGCA TGAAGGTGCATCAATCAGGGgtagcagtgtgtttgtggagcGCTGCCAAGCCATGTTAAGCAGACTGCAGGAGGCTTGCCCTCAGCTGGATACAGATGGACTAAACAACATCTGGATCATCAAACCAGGTGCCAAGTCAAGAGGACGAG GCATTATGTGTATGAACCGCCTGGATGAGATTTTGGCACTCgtagacacagacagagccaTAACTAAGGAGAGTAAGTGGGTGGTTCAGAAATACCTGGAACGTCCTCTGTTGGTCCATGGCACCAAGTTTGATCTCCGTCAGTGGTTCCTTGTCACTGACTGGAATCCTCTGACTGTGTGGTTCTACAGGGAGTGCTACTTGCGGTTCTCCACTCAGCCCTACTCTACAAAAACTCTGGACAG CTCAGTCCACCTGTGCAACAACTCCATCCAGAAGCACTTCCAGCCATCCCGAGACCGCCATCCAGGTGTGCCAGAGGACAATATGTGGTCCTGCTCTCAGTTTAGGGATTTTCTACAGCAGCAGGGTTGTGGGGCACAGTGGGAGTCAGTGGTGGTCCCAGGCATGCAGCAAGCAGTCGTCCGTGCCCTGCAAACAGCCCAGGACCTAGTTGAACCCCGCAAGGCAAGCTTTGAGCTCTATGGAGCAGACTTCATGTTGGGTAGAGATCTGAGGCCTTGGCTCCTGGAGATCAATGCCAGTCCGACTATGGCTTGTTCTACTGCTGTGACTGCCCGACTCTGCCCTGCAGTGCAGCTGGATACACTGAGGGTTGTACTGGACTGGAGGACTGGTGCAAGTGCTTACACAGGAGGCTTCCAGCTCATCTACAAACAG GCTGCAGTTGAAGTTCCTCATTATGTGGGGGTGAACCTGCTGGTGGAGGGAGCCCCCATAAGACGATCCAGACCTCTACTTAATAGGCAAACAGTTATTTCAAATGCACTTCTCACTATCCAGTTCCCCTCAGACCAGACATCTTCAGAGGAGGTTGAAACAACACATAAACCATCAGGTCAGAAACCCCATGCAGGTGCTGCTTTTCGCCATTCAGGCAAAGAGAACCGAGCtgttggagagaaaaagaggcagcTTACATCAACATCTCCTAAGAGGGCGCGTGAAGGGAGAACCGACATTCAGAATACCTCTTATGCTCGCAGGTCCTGTCGCAGTCTGGTGTCTGAACAACCTTTGGTGGTGCACACAGAACCTCAAAGGAAAGCCCGACGTTTGGGTTTGAGTCTTGGTGCCAACGGGGCAACTCTAGTCCCACGGAGCCTTTCCTTTTCCCTCAGCCCCCCTCACTGTGTGCCACATGGTAAAACTCAGCCCAGTCCAGGCCATGGATCATCACACATCTCCAGATCCTTCCTTCCCCAGACAGCTTTTGAGCCCCAGCACCGGACTTCTACTCGGGTCTTTCCCTCACTCCAGGGTCCTCTCCCTACCGTGGAAGTCCTTAGCTTGCGACCAAACATTGTGACTGGAACCGTTGCCTGTCGTAATCCAAACTTGTCCTTTCATTCCAGCCTCCAGACGAATCACTTATTTATCCGTTCTCATAAGCAAAGCATGGACAAATATAaaggagacagagcagaggaacaTAAATACTAG
- the slc4a8 gene encoding LOW QUALITY PROTEIN: electroneutral sodium bicarbonate exchanger 1 (The sequence of the model RefSeq protein was modified relative to this genomic sequence to represent the inferred CDS: deleted 1 base in 1 codon), producing MPVNDPESILSYQRPDEEVVVDQGGTSSVLNIHYEKEELEGHRTLFVGVRMPRQSHRHHKAHGSRHRKRDRKSGSISIQQSEGSETTTSTHDTPSQRVQFILGTEEDAEHVAHELFTELDEICVKDGKDAEWKETARWLKFEEDVEDGGERWSKPYVATLSLHSLFELRSCIINGSVLLDMHADCIEEIADMVLDHQEASHELDDSVRVKVREALLKRHHHQNEKKKNLIPIVRSITEGTRKQSEPHLTATSPQPPPATEQAKNGAGQDGTQVDLSKVDLHFMKKIPEGAEASNVLVGELDFLERPIVAFVRLSPAVLLTGLTEVPIPTRFLFILLGPDGKAQQYHEIGRSMATIMTDEIFHDVAYKAKDRSDLLAGIDEFLDQVTVLPPGEWDPSIRIEPPKSVPSQEKRKQPGVPNGTACQVEEELHAEHHGPELQRTGRLFGGLILDIKRKAPFYLSDFKDGLSLQCVASFLFLYCACMSPVITFGGLLGEATEGRISAIESLFGASMTGVAYSLFAGQPLTILGSTGPVLVFEKILFKFCKDYDLSYLSLRTCIGLWTALLCLVLVATDASSLVCYITRFTEEAFAALICLIFIYEALEKLFHLGEIYPFNTHSDLDKLTLAYCRCAEPDNPSNKTLELWSERNVTASAVSWANLSVKECISLQGHFVGTACGHHGPYTPDVLFWSTILFFSTFFMSAFLKQFKTSRYFPTKVRSMISDFAVFLTIVIMVLLDYAIGVPSQKLKVPSKFQPTRDDRGWLINPIGRNPWWTVLAASIPALLCTILIFMDQQITAVIINRKEHKLLKGCGYHLDLLMVAVMLAVCSIMGLPWFVAATVLSISHVNSLKLESESSAPGEQPRFLGIREQRLTGLVIFLLMGCSVFMTGALQFIPMPVLYGVFLYMGVSSLKGIQFFDRLKLFGMPAKHQPDFIYLRHVPLRKVHLFTLTQLTCLVLLWIIKTSPAAIIFPMMVLALVFIRKLLDLCFSKRELSYLDDLMPEWKKKNLDDASKKIEEESQVMLSAKQEDSATVQIPMESSKPVQTLKAHDPRCDPSDINISDEMSKTTVWKSLNSNPKDSRPVAAKKD from the exons ATGCCCGTCAACGACCCCGAGAGCATACTGAGCTACCAG AGGCCAGATGAGGAGGTGGTGGTAGACCAGGGAGGCACAAGCTCAGTGCTGAACATCCACTATGAGAAGGAGGAACTAGAAG GCCACAGGACTCTGTTTGTCGGGGTTCGGATGCCGAGGCAGAGCCATCGTCACCACAAGGCCCATGGCTCTCGCCACcgcaagagagacagaaagtcagGAAGTATCTCTATACAACAGAGCGAGGGAAGTGAGACGACCACCTCCACTcatg ACACGCCGTCCCAGAGGGTCCAGTTCATTCTGGGCACAGAGGAGGATGCTGAACATGTGGCCCACGAGCTGTTCACTGAGCTGGATGAGATCTGCGTGAAGGATGGCAAGGATGCTGAGTGGAAGGAAACAGCCAG GTGGCTGAAGTTTGAGGAGGACGTGGAGGACGGCGGGGAGAGGTGGAGCAAGCCCTACGTTGCTACCCTCTCCCTCCACAGCCTGTTTGAGCTCCGCAGTTGCATCATCAATGGCAGCGTGCTGCTTGACATGCATGCTGACTGCATCGAAGAGATTGCCG ACATGGTGCTGGACCACCAGGAGGCGTCCCATGAGCTGGACGACAGTGTGAGGGTTAAAGTGCGCGAGGCTCTGCTGAAGAGACACCACCACCAGAacgagaagaagaagaaccTGATTCCCATCGTACGCTCCATCACAGAGGGAACCCGCAAACAGTCAGAGCCCCATCTGACAG CCACATCTCCCCAGCCTCCTCCAGCTACAGAACAAGCTAAAAACGGTGCTGGACAGGACGGCACTCAGGTGGACCTCAGCAAG GTGGACCTACACTTCATGAAGAAGATCCCAGAGGGCGCAGAGGCCTCAAATGTGTTGGTGGGAGAGCTGGACTTCCTTGAGAGGCCCATTGTGGCCTTCGTCCGCCTCTCCCCTGCTGTGCTGCTCACCGGCCTCACTGAGGTGCCCATACCTACCAG GTTCCTCTTCATTCTCCTGGGCCCAGATGGAAAGGCTCAGCAGTACCATGAAATTGGACGCTCCATGGCAACCATCATGACAGATGAG ATCTTCCACGATGTAGCGTACAAGGCAAAGGACAGAAGTGACCTGCTGGCAGGGATAGATGAATTCCTGGACCAGGTGACTGTCCTACCACCAGGGGAGTGGGACCCCTCCATCCGCATTGAGCCTCCTAAAAGTGTCCCCTCTCAG gagaagagaaaacagCCCGGAGTCCCTAATGGTACAGCCTGCCAGGTAGAGGAAGAACTACATGCTGAGCACCATGGGCCAGAGCTGCAGAGAACTGGAAG GTTGTTTGGTGGTCTGATACTGGACATCAAAAGGAAAGCTCCTTTCTACCTGAGCGACTTTAAGGACGGTCTGAGCCTCCAGTGTGTggcctctttcctcttcctctactGTGCCTGCATGTCTCCTGTCATCACCTTTGGAGGACTGCTAGGGGAGGCCACAGAGGGACGCATT AGTGCCATTGAGTCCTTATTTGGTGCATCTATGACTGGGGTGGCCTACTCTCTGTTTGCCGGTCAGCCTCTCACCATTCTGGGCAGCACAGGTCCTGTGCTGGTTTTTGAGAAAATTCTCTTCAAGTTCTGCAA gGACTACGACTTGTCCTATCTGTCGCTGAGGACCTGCATCGGCTTGTGGACGGCCCTGCTGTGTTTGGTGTTGGTTGCCACAGACGCAAGCTCTCTGGTGTGCTACATCACTCGGTTCACAGAGGAGGCCTTTGCTGCCCTCATCTGCCTCATCTTCATCTACGAGGCTTTAGAGAAGCTGTTCCATCTGGGAGAAATCTAC CCTTTCAACACACACAGCGATCTGGACAAACTCACACTGGCATA CTGCAGGTGTGCAGAACCTGATAATCCCAGTAATAAAACCTTAGAGCTGTGGAGTGAGAGAAACGTGACAGCATCTGCTGTATCCTGGGCAAACCTTTCTGTCAAG GAGTGTATCAGTCTGCAGGGCCACTTTGTTGGGACGGCGTGTGGCCACCATGGCCCCTACACCCCAGATGTTCTCTTCTGGTCTACCATCTTGTTCTTCTCGACCTTCTTCATGTCTGCCTTTCTCAAGCAGTTCAAAACTAGCCGTTATTTCCCCACCAAG GTGCGCTCAATGATCAGTGACTTTGCAGTGTTCCTCACCATTGTCATCATGGTTCTGCTTGACTATGCCATTGGAGTGCCCTCCCAGAAGTTGAAGGTGCCCAGCAAATTCCAG CCCACCAGAGATGATCGAGGTTGGCTTATCAATCCAATAGGACGCAACCCATGGTGGACAGTCTTGGCAGCCTCTATCCCTGCTCTTCTCTGCACCATCCTTATCTTCATGGACCAGCAGATAACTGCCGTCATCATTAACCGCAAGGAGCACAAACTGCTG AAGGGTTGTGGGTACCACCTCGACCTGTTGATGGTGGCGGTGATGCTGGCGGTGTGCTCCATCATGGGCCTGCCCTGGTTCGTGGCGGCCACGGTCCTGTCCATCTCTCACGTCAACAGCCTGAAGCTGGAGTCAGAGAGCTCGGCTCCTGGGGAGCAGCCTCGCTTCCTGGGCATCAGAGAGCAGAGGCTCACTGGCCTGGTCATCTTCCTGCTCATGGGCTGCTCTGTATTCATGACTGGAGCCCTGCAG ttcattccTATGCCAGTGCTGTATGGTGTTTTCCTTTACATGGGAGTATCATCATTAAAAGGCATCCAG TTCTTTGACCGTCTGAAGCTGTTTGGCATGCCAGCGAAGCATCAGCCAGACTTCATCTACCTGCGCCACGTCCCCTTGAGGAAGGTGCACCTGTTCACGCTCACTCAGCTCACCTGTCTGGTGCTGCTCTGGATCATAAAGACTTCGCCCGCTGCTATCATCTTCCCCATGATG GTACTGGCTCTGGTTTTCATCCGCAAACTGCTGGACCTCTGCTTCTCTAAGCGAGAGCTGAGTTACCTGGATGACTTAATGCctgaatggaagaaaaaaaatcttgatgaTGCCTCCAAAAAGATAGAAGAG GAATCACAGGTTATGCTCAGCGCTAAGCAGGAAGATTCAGCCACTGTTCAGATTCCCATGGAGAGCAGCAAGCCTGTTCAGACCCTAAAAGCACATGACCCCAG GTGTGACCCCTCTGACATTAATATATCTGATGAAATGTCTAAAACCACTGTGTGGAAATCCCTCAACTCCAATCCAAAGGACTCTCGTCCTGTGGCTGCTAAGAAG GATTGA